Proteins from one Anaerolineae bacterium genomic window:
- a CDS encoding homoserine O-succinyltransferase encodes MPLVAHIPLPTFDRLEQGGQEILSLGHALRQDIRELHIGFLNMMPDAALEATERQFLRLVGSSNQIAQFFVYPFSIPGLPRSAKTRAYIDQFYVPFEQLQHDGLDALIITGANVANPTLHHEPFWQPLQEIINWATQNVTSVLCSCLATHALVQALHSVERRPLPKKRWGVYTHRITQPDHPLLRDINTRFDVPHSRHNDVSRAQLEAAGFTILVYSEEGGVHMAVSADQFRIVYLQGHPEYDRISLLKEYKREVLRFLHGEREDYPPHPDHYFSPAAALIVDEYQKIVETGLRQGTPIPPFPEKQIEPHLDNTWRDTGKAIFNNWLGLVYQLTNVDRKVPFVPGIDPDDPLGLNK; translated from the coding sequence GGAGCAGGGGGGCCAAGAAATCCTCAGCCTGGGCCACGCCCTGCGCCAGGATATTCGAGAGCTGCACATCGGCTTTCTGAATATGATGCCCGACGCCGCTTTAGAGGCTACCGAACGGCAGTTTTTGCGCCTGGTGGGCAGCTCTAACCAAATTGCCCAATTTTTTGTTTACCCCTTCTCAATCCCCGGCTTGCCCCGCAGCGCCAAAACCCGGGCCTACATTGACCAATTTTATGTTCCCTTTGAGCAACTGCAACACGACGGCCTGGACGCGCTCATTATTACCGGGGCCAACGTGGCCAATCCCACCCTGCACCACGAGCCGTTTTGGCAACCGCTGCAAGAAATTATTAATTGGGCCACCCAAAATGTCACCTCGGTGCTGTGCTCTTGCCTGGCCACCCACGCCCTGGTGCAGGCCCTCCACAGCGTTGAACGGCGCCCCCTGCCCAAAAAACGCTGGGGAGTTTACACCCACCGGATCACCCAACCCGATCACCCCCTACTGCGCGATATTAATACCCGTTTTGACGTGCCCCACTCGCGCCATAACGACGTAAGCCGCGCCCAATTGGAAGCGGCCGGCTTTACCATCCTGGTTTACAGCGAAGAAGGCGGCGTGCACATGGCCGTCAGCGCCGACCAATTCCGCATTGTTTATCTCCAGGGCCATCCCGAATATGATCGCATCAGCCTGCTCAAGGAATACAAACGCGAAGTATTGCGGTTTCTGCACGGCGAGCGAGAGGATTATCCCCCCCATCCAGACCACTATTTTTCACCAGCGGCGGCCCTGATTGTTGACGAATACCAAAAAATTGTGGAAACGGGCCTGCGCCAGGGCACGCCTATCCCCCCCTTCCCGGAAAAACAAATTGAACCCCACCTGGATAATACCTGGCGCGATACCGGCAAAGCCATCTTCAACAATTGGTTGGGCCTGGTTTACCAGTTGACCAACGTTGACCGCAAAGTCCCCTTTGTGCCGGGCATTGATCCTGACGACCCGCTGGGCTTGAATAAATGA
- a CDS encoding aminotransferase class V-fold PLP-dependent enzyme — protein sequence MKPETMAIHAGYETDPTTKAVAVPIYQTVAYEFDNARHGADLFNLAVPGNIYTRLMNPTTDVLEKRVAALEGGIAGLALSAGSAAVNYSILTIAEQGNNIVSVPLLYGGTYTLFAHMLPRQGIEVRLGKDDKPASLEALLDDKTSAVYCETIGNPAGNIVDIEAIAAMAHKHGVPVIADNTVATPMLIKPIDYGVDIVVHSLTKYMGGHGNSLGGVIVDSGRFPWNKYPERFPMLNTPEPSYHGVVYTETMGAAAYIARARTVPLRNTGSAISPLNAFLILQGLETLALRMERHTANALAVAHYLRQHPAVAWVNFAGLPDSPYYALAQKYTNGKPSALLTFGIKGGFEAGVRFYDALKLFKRLVNIGDVRSLAAHPASTTHRQLSAEELALAGVTPDMIRLCIGIEHLDDIIADLDQALAASSQ from the coding sequence ATGAAACCAGAAACAATGGCTATCCACGCCGGCTATGAAACCGACCCCACCACCAAAGCGGTGGCCGTGCCCATTTACCAAACCGTAGCCTATGAATTTGATAACGCCCGGCATGGCGCCGACCTGTTCAACCTGGCCGTGCCGGGCAATATCTACACCCGCCTTATGAACCCCACCACCGACGTTTTGGAAAAACGAGTGGCCGCGCTGGAAGGCGGGATCGCGGGCCTGGCTCTCAGCGCGGGCAGCGCGGCGGTTAATTATTCTATCCTGACCATTGCCGAACAAGGCAACAACATTGTGTCCGTTCCCCTGCTGTATGGCGGCACGTACACCCTCTTTGCCCACATGTTACCCCGGCAAGGTATTGAAGTGCGTTTGGGCAAAGACGATAAACCGGCCAGCCTGGAAGCCCTGCTTGACGACAAAACAAGCGCGGTTTATTGCGAAACCATCGGCAACCCGGCCGGCAATATTGTTGACATCGAGGCCATTGCCGCCATGGCCCACAAACACGGCGTGCCCGTGATTGCGGACAATACCGTGGCCACCCCCATGCTCATCAAACCCATTGACTACGGCGTGGATATTGTGGTTCATTCCCTCACCAAGTACATGGGCGGGCACGGCAACTCGTTGGGAGGGGTCATTGTTGATTCCGGCCGGTTCCCCTGGAACAAATACCCCGAACGTTTTCCGATGCTGAATACCCCCGAACCCTCTTATCACGGGGTTGTTTACACCGAAACAATGGGCGCGGCGGCCTACATTGCCCGCGCCCGCACGGTTCCCCTGCGCAACACCGGGTCGGCCATCAGCCCGCTGAATGCATTTTTGATTTTACAGGGCCTGGAAACCCTGGCCCTGCGCATGGAGCGGCATACGGCTAACGCCCTGGCCGTGGCCCACTATCTCCGCCAACATCCCGCCGTGGCCTGGGTGAATTTTGCCGGGCTGCCGGATTCGCCTTATTACGCCTTAGCCCAAAAATACACCAACGGCAAACCATCGGCGCTGCTGACATTTGGGATAAAGGGTGGTTTTGAGGCGGGGGTACGTTTTTACGATGCGCTCAAATTATTCAAACGCCTGGTCAATATTGGCGACGTCAGGTCGCTGGCCGCTCACCCGGCTTCCACCACCCATCGCCAACTATCGGCTGAAGAGTTGGCCCTGGCCGGAGTCACGCCGGATATGATTCGCCTGTGCATTGGCATTGAGCACCTTGACGACATCATCGCCGACCTTGACCAAGCGCTGGCAGCGTCAAGTCAATGA